CTTCAAATGGTAGCTATGCTTTGTTTACTGGGGGAAAATATTCAAATGATCTCTATAATGTGGTAGATGCTTATAATACGTCTCTTACTCGTATTGTTGCCCCACCACTATCAAAAAACAGATATTATACCTCAGGAGCCTCTGAGTACGGTTACGCTATGTTTGTTGGAGGGTATATAGATTGGTATGGCAATCAGCAAACAAACGTAGTAGATATTTATGATTCATCCCTTGTTAGAACTGCTCCTAGTACATTGTTACTATCGCAAAATGGCAGTAATCTCTCAAATGCATATGTTGGAGGATATACTTTGTTTCCTGTGTATAATTCAGATTACTCAAATATAGATACTTATTTAAGTGATTTTACAGCTAATATATTGGTAACCAAAGGTAGTAAATATAAATTTACAGAGAGCAGTGAACAGGTAGCCAATGTAAATACAACATTGATCTATCCGGGAAGAGTAACTGGTTATGTAAAATACAAAAAGGGAATTATTTCAAAATAATAGGAGGTTAATATTATGAAGTACAAAATTTGGGATAAGCAAGAAACACTAATAACACCTATTGGTGAAGTTTTAAGTCCACAGGAAGTATTCAATCAGTTTCCAGCTTCAAGATTGTCTAATATGAAATATGTTATTGCTAACCAACCAGTTAATATGACAGTGTTTATGGAGTTTGAAGCAACAAAAGAACTTTATAGGAAACAGGGTACATCTATTACTGATGAAATGACTGACCAAGAGGTATTAGATGCAATTACCTACTTCGAAGAAAATCCACCTGCTTCAGGGCCATCGGCGGAAGAGCGTATAGCCGCGGCAATGGAATTTCAGTCTATGATGATGATACCGATGGAATAAAGGAGGAATAAGCTATGTCATTTGAAATTATTAAGAGCAACTATGAAAAGGGATTATGGACAAAACAAATGGTGAAGCTTGCCGTAGGCAGGGTTATCACGGCTGGGCAGTATAAGGAGATAACTGGAGAAGATTATTGATGCGCAATAGACCCCTTTTGCGCAGTACCGCGAACGCCTAAAGGGCGTTATTTTTATTTGGAAGGAGAATAAAAATGTTGTTAAAAAAATACGGACTTTCTCTGGATATAAAGCGTGAAAAGGCTATGCACGCGCCTGTTATGGAATTTGTGCAGGGGGATATCGGAACCTGTGCTCTGGATATCTCAATTAGAGAGATGAATGATCCTGTAGACCTATCAGAGCTGACCGTCGAAATTGTTTTCGCAAAACCTGACGGCACAACTGTTATTCAGGATCTGGCCAACGGGGTAACCATCACGGACGCCGCCAATGGAAAAATCACCTGTACTCTAAAAACAAACACGATCGCGGTGGCCGGCAAGGTGCATGCTGAGGTAAGGCTGTTGGCAGGGGAAAAACTACTTTCTACTCCTCGTTTTGCCTTTGACGTTCGAAAAGCTCTTTTAAACGACGAGGCGATTGAAAGCATGGACGAAATTCCCATTTTGCAGCAGCTGATCGCTGATGTGCAAAATGTAGAAGGAAAGCAAGGTCCTCAGGGAGAGCCTGGTCCGGCAGGAGCCTCCGCCTATGATCTTTGGCTGACGCAAGGAAATACCGGGACTGTAGATGACTTTTTGCGCGATATAATCTTAGGCGCGCAGGGGCCAAACATCTACCCCACCCCACTTACTTGGTCCTCACTTGATCCAGGTCAATCCGGGGTTGAAATTTTAGAGCAAATTCAATGCGGAGGCCAGGTGCTTAAAATGCCACAGCCATGGCTGTGGCTAAGAGGCACAACGACTACAGAATTGATACCAGGAGAGATGTACCGGGTATCTTATTACACAAGAAAAGACGGAACAGAATTTAGTGATGTTGAGGCGCGCTTTATTATTCCGTACGATGGTGGGAGCTATGACTACGTTCTAGGCTCCGAGGATGGCACGCGAGAGATAAACAATGACTGGCGGCTGTTTACCATAGAATTTCGTTGGCAGGGTGAGAATAAAAGACCTCAAGTGTTTGTGCAGACCAATAAAGCCAGTATAGATAACCCGGTCTATTTCGCAGCGCCGAGCCTACGAAGAATAAACACATAACGCCACATAGAGCGTTTCTCACACTCGCAACCCGCCGGAAACGGCGGGTTGCGGTCTTAAGGTTCATCTTCAAAAGAGGTAGGTGATAGCCCTTGGACTTTACACTTATTACAACCCTCCTTGGGGTAGCGGCTGCTTTGTCCGGAATCATCTTAGGCTGGACGGCAAGAGCTAAGGAAGCAGAGAAAGAAGTCAGAAAAGATGCCGCAGTCGACACCGCCCTCCGCACAGATATGGAGTATCTTAAGCGCGGGGTAGATGATATCCGGCTTGAACAGCGTACCCAGGGGCAGCGCGTAGATGCTATGGGTGAACGCCTTACCCGGGTTGAAGAGTCATCAAAACAAGCTCACAAGCGGATTGACCGCATCGAGCAGAAAGAAGAGTAAGTATGCCGCAAATCGAATGGGTAGGTACCCCCAACTTTAGATATGGTCGCAACGGCCTCCAACCCTTGGCCATTGTCAATCATATCACCGCCGGTTATTATCCGGGCTGCTTAGACTGGATGCAGCATCCTGGCTCCCAGGCAAGTGCACATTATTTGGTTTTAAGAAACGGCCGCATACTGCAGCTGGTCAAAGATGAAAACACAGCCTGGCATGCAGGCATAGTGAGCAAACCCGATTGGAACCTGTATGATGGAACGAATCCCAACTACTATACCATCGGCATTGAACACGAAGGAATGCCTGGAGATGAGCTGACAGAAGCTCAGTATCAGTCCACCCTATGGCTCCACAAGCAGCTCATCGCCAAGTACCCAGCCATCGCCATTGATAACCGGCATATCATTGGTCATTACAGAATTGACAGTATAAACAGACCAAACTGCCCAGGGGCTAAGTTTCCCTGGGCAGAGTTATTTACTGATTTGAAGGGAGAGCATGACGTGGATCACCTCGTAATCTATGCCGATGGAGATGTCGGAGCTGCACTTTTGCTCAGCTTTAAGCTGAAATGCCCGATGGTCCATAAAGCCTTTGCAGAGAAAATCCAGGCCAAGCATAAGCACTGGGTTGGAGTGCAAGGAATAAACGGCAACAGAAATTACTACTATGCCGGAAGTGACCGGATAGAGACTGCGAAATTAGGATTGTAAGGAGAGATCGGCCATGGAAACCGCATTAGGTTATATCCAGAACTTTTGGGGGCTGCTGCTTGTTGTGGCAGTCTTTATTATTTATCTAATCAGCCAGGGAAGGACAAAGGCGGGGAAGATTGTGC
This genomic stretch from Desulfitobacterium chlororespirans DSM 11544 harbors:
- a CDS encoding N-acetylmuramoyl-L-alanine amidase translates to MPQIEWVGTPNFRYGRNGLQPLAIVNHITAGYYPGCLDWMQHPGSQASAHYLVLRNGRILQLVKDENTAWHAGIVSKPDWNLYDGTNPNYYTIGIEHEGMPGDELTEAQYQSTLWLHKQLIAKYPAIAIDNRHIIGHYRIDSINRPNCPGAKFPWAELFTDLKGEHDVDHLVIYADGDVGAALLLSFKLKCPMVHKAFAEKIQAKHKHWVGVQGINGNRNYYYAGSDRIETAKLGL
- a CDS encoding XkdX family protein, with the translated sequence MSFEIIKSNYEKGLWTKQMVKLAVGRVITAGQYKEITGEDY
- a CDS encoding BppU family phage baseplate upper protein — protein: MLLKKYGLSLDIKREKAMHAPVMEFVQGDIGTCALDISIREMNDPVDLSELTVEIVFAKPDGTTVIQDLANGVTITDAANGKITCTLKTNTIAVAGKVHAEVRLLAGEKLLSTPRFAFDVRKALLNDEAIESMDEIPILQQLIADVQNVEGKQGPQGEPGPAGASAYDLWLTQGNTGTVDDFLRDIILGAQGPNIYPTPLTWSSLDPGQSGVEILEQIQCGGQVLKMPQPWLWLRGTTTTELIPGEMYRVSYYTRKDGTEFSDVEARFIIPYDGGSYDYVLGSEDGTREINNDWRLFTIEFRWQGENKRPQVFVQTNKASIDNPVYFAAPSLRRINT